The genomic window TTCCTGCGCACCCACCACTTCAAGCGGATCCTCCTCCAGAGCCCGAGGCTCGTGGTGGATGCCGCGCGCCTTTCGGCCATCCGCCTGCGCGAAACCGACCCCAAGGCCGAAAGCCCCACGTGGCGCATCGACCGCGTGGAGATCCTGGACGGCCTGGCCCAGGTGGACGAGCCCGCCTGGGGCATCCGCGGCGGCGTCTTCACCTTCAAGGTGGACGGGCGGGGCCGCCTGCCCCGGCAGGAGTGGCTCGACGTGCGCATCCCGCGGGCCGAGTTCGGGGAGGACCCGGACCGCGCCCTGGGCGACGCCTCCCTCAAGTTCCGGCTCACCGACAAGGGGATCGACACCGTCAACGTGCGCGCGCACCTGGGGGACAGCTCCCTGGCGGTGCTGGGCTCGTACGAGTTCAAGACCCAGGCCGTGAAGGCCGAGGCCTCGGGCGGGCTCAACCTGGGCGAGGCCCTGCGCTTCCTGCCCGGAAAACCCGCCCACGCCGCCGGTTTCCTGGACTTCAAGGCCAAGGTCCAGGGTCCGGCCACCACCCCCGTCTGGACCCTGTCGGTGGACGGGCGCCAGCTCCAGGCCAGGAGCACGCCCCTCCACCCCGGCACGCTCCACGTCAACGCCTCCGGCAATCCGGGGCGCATCCGCGTGGAGCGCATCGCCTGGGACTCGGCCGACGGGAAGCTCTCGGGCGAGGGCTCCTGGACCCGCCAGGGCGGCACCACCCTGGAACTGGCCGCCGAAGGCGTCTCCCTGGCTCCCGCGGCCGCCTATGCCCGGTCCGATCTCCTCAAAGGCCTTTCCGCGCGCTTCCGGGGCACGGCCTCCATGGCCACGCCGCCCTGGGTGGCGCCCGACCTGGAGAAGCTGGCCTTCACGGGCAGCGGGCAGTTCACCAAGGACGGCCAGCAGGTGGGGACGATGGAGCTCGCCCTCGCCCACGGCGCGTTCCGGGCCACCTCGCTGGACCTCCAGCTGCCCGGGGCCGGGTTCCGGGGCAGTGCCACGGCCGTCCTCCACCGCCGGGGCCTGGCGCGGATCGAGGCCGAAGGCGAGGTGCGCACCGACGCCGCCGACGTTGCCCAGGCCCTCACCGCCTGGAAGGTCACCGAGCTCGACATGTCCGGCCCCGCCAACGCCCGCGCCACCTTCCAGTGGGACCCCCGCGGCGGGATCCACCTCGACGGCCGGGTGGAGGTGGACGCCCCCCGCTGGCACGGCGCCCACGCCGACCGCATCGCCGCCGACGTGACGCTGTCGGATACCGAGATCCGCATTACCGGCATCGAGCTGGAGAAGGGCGAGGGCCACGGCTACGGCGACATCTGGATCAGCTGGGCCAAGGGCGCCCCCGACGCCGAGGGCATCGACATGTGCTTCCGCGCCTTCCGGCTCCCGGTGGAGGAGGGCCTGCGCGCAGGGGACCAGGGCGACCTGCCCATCACCGGCATCGGCAGCGGCTGGGCTCGCCTTCACGGGCCGCTGAACCGCATCGTCATGGAAGGCCAGGCCGTCGCGGAACAGGGCGTGGTCTACGGGATGAAGGTGCCCGCGGCCTCCGCCTCCTTCGACATGGACATCAACGCCCTCCGCCTGCGCACCACCGACGTGCGGGTCGCCGACAGCCTCGACCACCTCGAAGGCGCCCCGGGCCCCCTGAACCTGAGGGGCTCCATGGACATGGACGCCCACCGGGAGCGCTGGACCGTGGACGTGAAGGGCGACGTGGACACCGGCGTCCTGGGCCTGAAGGGTCCCCTGGTCCAGGGCCGGATCGAAGGCGGCCTCTCCGGCCCCCTCACGGCGCCCCTGGGGCCCTCCCAGGCGCCCGAAGGATCCTTCACCCTCAGCCAGGGCCGGCTGTCCATGGAGGGACGTTCCCTGGAGGGCTTCCAGGCGGGGCTGGCCTTCCGGGACGGGCACCTGGGCGCCCATCTCCTCATGGCGGGCAGGACCGTTCCCCTGGTGACCTTCGAAGGGGAGCAGGTGGGAAAGGGAACGTTGTCGGGGGACATCCGCGTGCACCTGGGGCCCGATTCCGCCGAGACGGGCCCGGTCGCTTCCCGGCTTACGGAGGGCTTCCTCAGGGACGTCAGCCTCGACTACCACGGCCGCGGCGACTGGACCGCCTCGGGGATCCGGTGGCAGGGCGAGCTCCGGAACTTCCTGGGCAGCTTCCAGGGCTTCGAACTGGTCCAGAGCCGCCCGGGCACCTTCAAGGGCGACCTCACCGGCATGGACATGTCGTTGCAGGTCCAGGGCCGCACCGCCGCCGTCCAAGGCAAGCCCCAGCTGGCCACCACCACCATGAGCCTCGGGGGCTGGCTTCCCTTCAGCCCCGAAGGCAAGCTGGACCTCCGGCTGGAGGGGGCCGCGGAGCTCTCCAACCTGAAGGCGATCCTCGACCACACCCTGAACCCCGGCCCGTACAGCCTCATGGCCGACCTGAAGCCCGAGGGCAGCGCCACGTTCAAGCTCGACCTGCTGGGCAAGCCCGCGGAACCGGCCCTGGAGGGCCGCCTCGACCTGCACGGCGGCAGGCTCTCCGCGCGCTCCTACCCCCAGAGCATCGAGAACGTGGACTTCGCGGCCTTCTTCCACGGCCGGGACATCACCATTCCCCAGGACGCGCCCCTGAAGGGGATCATGGCCCAGGGCGCCCTGACCGCCTGGGGCCGGCTCACCTGGGGCTTCCGCGGCCTCACCGACTACGACTTCGGAGCGACCCTGGACAACTTCCAGCTCCGGGACATGCCGGAGGGCTTCGAGATCCAGGGCGGCTTCAACGGAACCCTCCGGGGCAACGACAGGGACGGCGGCCTCCTGAAGGGCACCATCCGCGCCAAGAACATGCTCTACCAGACCGACTTCAACATCACGGACATCCTCCTGGCCACCACCACGGGCGGCTCAGGCCTCCTCACCTCCCTGGACCCCTCCGACCCCCTGGCCCGCATCGACCTGGACCTGGACCTGTTCATGGCGCGCCCCTGGGAGTTCGACACCAACTACCTCAAGCTCCAGGGCCGCCCCGCGGGGAGCTTCAAGATCATGGGCACCCTGGCCCACCCCGGCCTCAAGGGCCGCATGGACCTCCTGCCCGGGGGCCGCCTCACCAACCTCGTGGCCGCCGGCGACCTGGTCCTGGAGCGGGGCTCGGTGGAGTTCACCGATCCCGCGGTGATCAATCCCGTGGTGGACCTCCACGGCCGCATCGAGGTGGACCCCTACCTGGTGACCCTCGACATCAACGGCACGCTGGACGCCATCAGCGTGCACCCCAGTTCCACCCCCGCCCTGCGGCCCGACGAGATCCTGACCATCCTGGTGGACCCGGCCGCCGTGAGCAAGGTGGGGGGATCGCTGGGGGCCTCCTCCACCCAGTCCTCCATGAACACCGGCATCCTGAGCCAGGGCGCGGGCCTGCTCTCCTCCCTCATGCTGGCCAACACCCTCGAGCGCCTGCGAAAGACCCTCACCCTGGACCGGGTGAACTTCTCCCTCCTGGGCGGTCCCAACCTGAGCCTGACCCTGGAGAAGAGCTTCGACATCTTCGGCCACCGCACGCCCCTGATCTACAGCTACAAACAGGAAGGCACCCAGAGCACCGTCAGCGGCAACGTGGAGTGGCGCTTCGGGAACCTGGTCCTCACCCTGGGCGCGCGCCAGATCACCGGTTCCTCCCAGACCCCCGGGGACACCACCGTCCAGGGCGTGCAGCCCTCGGGGGAAATCCGCTACACATGGACACCCAAATGATCCACGTACAAGCATTCGCACGGTACCGTGAGCGCCTCGGATTCCAGTCCAGGGACTTTCCCCTGCCCTCCCCCCCCACGCTGGAGGCCCTCCTGGCCGATCCGGCCCTGGCGGACCTGCCCGCGGACGGACTCTTCGCGGTGAACCGGACCTTCGCGGAACGATCCGCGGTCCTGGCGGACGGCGACGAGGTGGCGCTCTTCCCGCCGGTGAGCGGAGGCTGAAGGCCACCCCCCGCTGTTTTTGCTTCAATTCGTGAGCCCTCGCAATACTATGGAGGTTCAACTCCTTAGCGGACGACGGGATACCCGATGAAGATGCTTCCCCCCCTGATCCTGGCCCTCCTCGTCGCGGGCTGCACGCATTCCGGCAAGCCCACGGCCCCCGCCCAGGTGGGAGTGGCCACCGTGACCCAGCAGGACGTGCCGCTGGTGCGCGAATGGATCGCCAGCCTGGACGGCTTCGTGAACGCCGAGATCCGGCCCCAGGTGGAAGGCTACGTCCTGCGCCAGGTCTACCGCGAGGGTGCCGCCGTGCACCGCGGCCAGACGCTCTTCGAGATCGACCCGAGGGCCTTCAAGGCCGCGTCGGACCAGGCGCGGGCGGCGCTGGCCCGGGACAAGGCGGCCCGGGACAAGGCCCGCCTTGACGTGGACCGCTTCACGCCCCTGGCCGCTCAGAAGGCCATCTCCCAGCAGGAGCTCGACAACGCGCTGTCGTCCCTGCGGCAGGCCCAGGCCGCGGTGGACGCCTCCCAGGCGGCCCTGGACAAGGCTTCGCTCAACGTCGAATGGACGCGCGTGAGCTCGCCCATCGACGGCGTCGCCGGCATCGCCAAGGTGCAGATGGGCGACCTCGTGAACGGGACGCGGGTGATGACCACCGTGTCCACCCTCAACCCGATCAAGGTGTTCTTCAGCGCCACGGAACAGGACTACCGCGACTGGGCCCGGGACTGGGCCAGGGGCGGCGGCAAGGGCAGCCTCGAGCTGGTGCTGTCCGACGGCACCGTCTACCCCAGGCGCGGCGACCCGCTGCTGGCCGACCGGGGCATCGACCCCCGCACCGGCACCATCCTGGTGGCCGGCACCTTCCCCAACCCCGACGGGCTCCTGCGGCCCGGACAGTACGGCAAGGTGCGGGCGGCGGTAGGCCTGGCCCGCAACGCGCTCCTGGTGCCCCAGCGGGCCATCTGGGACCTGCAGGGCACGTCGCAGGTCGCCGTGGTGGGCAGGGACAACAAGGTCGAAATCCGCGTGGTGCAGACCGGGGCCAAGGCGGGCCCGCTGGTCGTCATCGAGAAGGGCCTCAACCCCGGTGAACGGGTGGTGGTGGAGGGAACCCAGAAGGTCGCGAGCGGCCAGCTGGTGACGCCCCTGCCCGGAAAGTAGCCCGTGCCCGAATTCTTCATCAAGCGCCCCATCGTCGCCATGGTCATCGCGGTGATCACCCTCATCGCGGGGCTGGTCTGCATGCGCGGGCTGCCCGTGTCCCAGTTCCCCGAGATCGTCCCGCCCCAGATCCAGGTGTCCACCAACTACACCGGCGCCGACGCCGTCACCATCGAGCAGGCCGTGGCCGCGCCCCTGGAACAGCAGATGAACGGCGTGGACAACATGCTGTACATGCAGTCCACCAACGCGAACGACGGCACCATGAGCGAGCTGGTGACCTTCGACGTGGGCACGGACGTCAACCAGGACCAGGTCAACACCCAGAACCGCGTGGCCCAGGCCCAGCCCTTCCTCCCCGCGGAGGTGAACCAGAGCGGCATGACCATCCGCAAGTCCACGGGAACCGCCCTGCTGCTCATGGCCCTGTACTCCCCCAAGGGCACCTACAGCGCGCTCTTCCTCAGCAACTACGCCACCATCAACCTGGTGGACCCCCTGTACCGGGTGCCCGGCGTGGGCCAGATCAACATCTTCGGCGCGGGCGACTACGCCATGCGGGTGTGGGTCAAGCCCGACCTCATGGCCAAGCTGGGCATCACGGTCGCCGAGGTCAACCGGGCCCTGGCCCAGCAGAACACCGTCAACCCCTCCGGCCAGCTCGGAGGCGAGCCCATGCCCGCGGGCCAGGAGATGACCTACACCGTGCGCGCCCAGGGCCGCCTCCTGGCGCCCGAGGAGTTCACGCAGGTCGTCGTGCGGGCCAACCCCGACGGGTCGGTGGTGCGGGTGGGCGACGTGGCCCGGGTGGAACTGGGCGCCATGTCGTACAAGCAGGTCGGGCGCTTCAACGGCCAGCCCAGCTGCATCGTGGCCGTCTACCAGACCCCGGGCTCCAACGCCCTGGAGGTGGGCAACGCCGTCAAGAAGGAGATGCGCAACCTCCAGGCCCGCTTCCCCGCGGACCTGCAGTTCACCACGTCGGTGGACACCACCCTGCCGGTGAAGGAGGGCATCAAGGAGATCGTCTGGACCCTGGGCGAGGCCATGATCCTGGTCATGCTGGTGGTCTACCTCTTCCTGCAGAACTGGCGCGCCACCCTCATCCCCATGATCGCCGTGCCCGTGAGCCTCATCGGCACCTTCGCGGTGTTCCCGATGCTGGGATTTTCCATCAACACCCTGTCGCTGTTCGGCCTGGTGCTGGCCATCGGCCTGGTGGTGGACGACGCCATCGTGGTGGTGGAGGCGGTGGAGCACCATATCGAGCAGGGCATGAAGCCCCGCGAGGCCACGGTCCAGGCCATGAAGGAAGTGGCGGGCCCCGTGGTGGGCATCGCCCTGGTGCTCTCGAGCGTGTTCATCCCCGTGGCCTTCCTGGGCGGCATCCAGGGCCGGCTCAACAAGCAGTTCGCGGTGACCATCGCCATCTCCGTGCTCATCTCGGCCTTCAACGCGCTATCCCTGTCGCCGGCCCTCTGCGCCCTGATCCTTCGGCCCCGGGAGCAGATGAAGGGGCGCTTCGCGAAGTTCTTCGAGGCCTTCAACGACCAGTTCCACTCGGCCACCAACGGCTACGTGAACTTCTCCCACCGCCTCATCCGCAAGGGGGCCATCCCCCTGGTGGTGCTGGCCGTGTTCGCGGCCATGGACTTCGGGCTGGGCAAGGGCCTGCCGTCGGGCTTCGTTCCCACCGAGGACAGCGGCTACTTCTTCGTGAACTACCAGCTGCCCGCCGGCGCCAGCCTCCAGCGCACCGACGCCGTGGGCCGCAAGGTGGAGAAGATCGTCCTGGAGACCGAAGGGGTGCGCTACATCAGCAACATCATCGGCTTCAGCCTCCTGGCCCGGGTGTCGGCGCCCTACAACGGCTTCGCCTTCGTCACCCTCCAGCCCTGGGACGACCGCAAGGGCCAGCACATGGAGGCCGGGGAGATCCTCAAGCGCCTCAACGGCAGGCTGGCCAAGGAGGTGCCCGAGGCCAACGTCTTCGGCTTCCTCCCCTCGGCCATCCCGGGCCTGGGCGTCTCCAACGGCTTCTCGCTCTGGCTGCAGGACCGCAGCGGCGGCGACCCCGACTACCTGGACCGCAACCTCAAGACCTTCCTGGCGGCGGCCCGCAAGCGGCCCGAGCTCACCGGGGTCAATTCCCAGTATTCCACCGCCGCTCCGCAGATATTTGCCGAGGTGGACCGGGACAAGGCCCTCAAGCAGGGCGTGGCCGTGGCCGACGTGTACCAGACCCTCCAGGCCTACCTGGGCGGGCTCTACGTGAACCAGTTCAACCGCTTCGGCCGCCAGTGGCGGGTCTACCTCCAGGCCGAGGGCCAGGAGCGCCGGGGGGTCGAGGACATCGCGCGCTTCCACGTGCGGGCCGGGGACGGCACCATGGTGCCCCTGAGCGCCCTGGTCACCACCCGGAAGATCCAGGGCCCCGAGTACACGAACCGCTTCAACCTCATGCGCAGCGCCCAGGTGCTGGGCTCGGCGGCGCCGGGCTACAGCTCCGGCCAGGCCATGACGGCCCTGGAGCAGGTGGCGAAGGAGACCCTGCCCCGGGACATGAGCTACGACTGGGCCGACCTCTCCTACCAGGAGAAGAAGGCCGAGGGCACCACGGGCCTGGTGTTCGCCCTGTCCCTGGTGTTCGTGTTCCTGATCCTGGCGGCCCTCTACGAGAGCTGGTCCCTGCCCTTCTCGGTGCTGCTGTCGGTGCCCATCGCCATCTTCGGGGCCTTCTTCGGGCTCTGGGCCCGCAAGTACGACTTCGGCGTGTTCGCCCAGATCGGACTGGTGATGCTCATCGGCCTCTCCGCCAAGAACGCCATCCTCATCGTGGAGTTCGCCAAGGACGAGCTGGAGAAGGGCCGCGACCTCGTGGACGCCGCCCTGGAGGGCGCACGCCTCCGCCTGCGGCCCATCCTGATGACGTCGTTCGCCTTCATCCTGGGCTGCGTCCCGCTGTGGACCGCCTCCGGCTCGGGCGCGGTGTCCCGGCGCATCCTGGGGACGGTGGTGATCGTCGGCATGCTGGCGGCCACCCTCATCGCGGTCTTCATCATCCCGGTGCTCTTCGTCGTGGTGGAACGCCTGGCCACCCGCAAGAAGGGCCTCAACCCCCGCGTCAACCATGACGAGGACGAGGAGGCCCCATGAGCCGCCGCCTGCTGCCCCTCGCCGCGCTGTTCCTGGCCGGCTGCGCCATGGGTCCCAACTACCGCCGCCCCGAGGCCCAGCCCCCCGCCGCCTTCCGGGGCCAGGCCCAGGCCGAGGCCGCGTCCCTGGCCGACCAGCCCTGGTGGGACGTCTTCGGCGACCCCACCCTCAAGGATCTGGTCGCCGAGGCCCTGAAAAGCAATTTCGACGCCCGCACCGCCACCTGGCGCGTGGAGGAGTACCGCGCGCGCCTGGGCATCGAGCGGGCCGGATGGCTCCCCGCCATCGTGCCCGGGGCCTCCTTCAACCGGGGCCGGCAGTCCACCTACTCGGTAAGCGGCCACGACATGGGCCAGGGCTACGACGTGCACGCGGGCGCCTCGTGGGAGCTGGATCTCTGGGGCCGGGTGCGCCGCCTGAACGAAGCCGGCCTGGCCGGGTACCTGGGGGCCCAGGACGCCCGCCGGGGCGTGTACCTCGCCACCCTCGCGACGACCGCCTCGGCCTATTTCGAGCTGCGCGAGCTGGACCACCGCCTGGAGATCGCCCGGTCCACCACCGCGGCCTTCGGGGAGACCTACGACCTCTTCAGCCGCCGCCTCGCGGGCGGCGCCGCGTCGGCCCTGGAGACCGCCCGGGCCCGGGCCGCCCAGGCCTCGGCCGCGGCCTCCATCCCCGGCCTGGAACGCCAGATCCAGGCGCAGGAGAACCTCCTCTGCCTCCTGCTGGGCCGCAACCCGGGGCCCATCCCCCGCGGCGCGGACCTGGCCCTGCAGCCCCTGCCCCCCGCCATCCCCGCGGGCCTGCCCTCGACGCTCCTGGAGCGCCGCCCCGATCTCCGGGAGGCCGAACAGCGCCTGGTGGCCGCCAACGCGGCCGTGGGCGTGGCCAAGGCCAGCCAGTTCCCGGTCTTCAGCCTCACGGGCCTCCTGGGGGGCGTGGCCCCGGAACTGGGCCAGCTCTCCGGCCCCGGCAAGGAGTGGGCGGTGGGCGCGTCCCTGACCGGCCCCGTCCTCCAGGGTTTCCGCCTCCAGCGCCAGAAGGACGCGGCGGTGGCCCAGTGGGAGCAGGCCCGGGTGCGCTGGCAGGCCGCCGTGGCCGGAGCCTTCGGCGAGGTGTCCACGGCCCTGGTGGCCTACGCCAAGCACGCCGAGGCCGAGAAGGAGCTGGCAGGCGCCGTGGAGGCCCTGAAGTCCGCCGTGGCCCTGGCCAACCTCCGCTACACCGCCGGCCTTTCCAACTACCTGGAGGTCCTGGACGCCCAGCAGCAGCTCTTCCCCGCGGAGAACGCCCTCTCCCAGGCGCGGCTCGCGCGGCTCCTGACGATGGTGCAGCTCTACAAGGCGCTGGGAGGCGGGTGGAACCTCGCGGATCCCGGGGCCGTCAAGCCGGGTCCCTGACGCCGCCCAGGGCCGCGGCGAGCATGGCCTTGTCGTTGATGTCGAGCTTCTGGTACACCCGCGCGAGCTGCACCCGCACGGTGTTGGGGGAGCTGCCCAGCTGCCCCGCGATCTCCCGGTAGCTCCGGCCGGTGGCGTAGAGCCGGGCCACCTCGGCTTCGCGCGCGCTCAGGCTGGCCACGGCGCCGCGCTCCCGGGCCTCGCATACGACCTGCTCGCCCCGGCCGGAGAAGTGGAGCTCCACCTGCCGGCCCAGGTAGGGCCCGCCCTCCCGCAGGGACTTCAGGGCCGCGGGGGGCAGGCGGGTATCGGAGAGGTCGCGCCATTCCCGGCGCGCCAGGCCCATGAAGGCCCGGTCGGCGATCTCGAGTACGCCTCCGCGCGAGACCAGCGCCAGGCTGCGGCGCCCATCCGGCGGCGCATGCAGATCCAGCACCCGGGCCCGGTTCAGGTCCAGGGCGCAGGCGAGGTGCCGCCAGGCCGCGGCCATGCGCTGCTCCTCGCACGCGTCGAAGGCCTTGCGGATGCCCCGGTAGAGTACCACCCATCGCAGCCGGCGGTGGTCGGGCTGGTCATCGCCCACGAGGAGGAGGTGGCGGAGGTCGTACGCCTTCGAATACGCAGCCAGCGGCTGGTTCTCCTTGCCCCGGTACCGGTCCTGGGTGTCCACGTTCTGGATGACCCCCGGCCTGTTCACGAAATGCCGCGTCACGGGATCGAAGCGGGACAGCTCGGCGTACCTCGGGAGAAGGGCCTGGTCGCGGTTGTAGACGCAGACGCCGTCCATGCGGATCTCGCCCGAGGCGGGCTCGCCGAAGCCGAACACGGCGCCGTCGAACTCGATCCAGTCGCGGAGAAGGTCCAGCGCCCGCCGCGGGAACTCGTCGGCGGGCGCCGACGAGGCCAGGCGGTACAGGCGTGTCAAATCGGCGACGAAGGCATCCATGGCCTACCCGGAACAAAGCAGCCCGGCCCGCGGGGGCGAGGCCGGCAACGCACATTCATTTCCCCGTGAAATCCTGAATGAATCTAGCAGGGGGCCAAATTAGCAGCAAATAGTACATTTGCATTATTACGTCGCTTTCCACCGGGCTCCATACTTCGTCCAAGGCTCCAGATCCCCTCTCATTCCAGGCCATCCGTGGCAGGCCCGGGGCCTGCCGGCCACGCATCCAGGAGGACACCATGAATATAAGATTTTTCGGTTGTTTGGCCCTGACCCTGGCCCTGCTCCTGCCAGGGTGCAAGGGGTCGGACGGGCCCATGGGACCGACCGGCGCCAGCGGCACCAACGGCACCAACGGAACCAACGGGACCAACGGCACCAACATCGGGACCATCGGCGAGGGCGCGGTGGTCGTGGCCGGCGTCCTGCCTGCGGATCCCCAGGAGAGCATCTACGTGCGCAAGGTCGGGCACGGCCCCCAGACCATCGTGCTGGTGCCCGGCAACAACACCTCGGGCGCCATCTTCGAGGGCATGCTGGACCACTTCAGGTCGAACATGGACCTGAACGACGCCTACACGGTGTACACGTTCGACTACCGCGGCAGCGGCCACTCCAGCTACAACAGGAAGATCACCGGCCTCCGGGATTTCGCCCTGGACTTCGAGAAGGCCATGGGCCAGCTCACGGGCTTCCCCGCCTCCGGCGTGACGCTGGTGGGCTATTCCATGGGCTTCGGCGTCGCCCTGGAGATGGTGATCGCCAACCCGGCCCGCTACGCCAACGTCGTCAGCCTCACGGGCATCGGCACGCGCGGCGTGCGGGTCAGCTTCAACGCGGGCCAGGCCGGAACGGATTCCACCGGCAAGGTCTGGGCGGCCGGCGACTGGGTCACCGTCACCAACGACACCGCCGGCATGGTCGGGGCCGGCTTCCAGCAGCGCTCCTGGCAGGGCGACCAGCGCACCTTCGCCAACATCCAGGCCACCTGGAACCTGGTGGTCTTCGAGGACATCCTCAAGTACGACATCACCAAGGCCTTCACGCCCGGGGCCGTGACCGACACCACGTTCACCACCGACCTGAACTACACCAACGCCCTGCTGGACGGCCTCACCATCCAGTACATGCCCGAGTCGCTGTACTTCAGCCACAAGTTCAACGTCTCGCCCCTGAACGTCGTCAACACCGCGGCCAACGCCGACGGCACCACCGTCACGATCCCCGGCGACGGGCGCCTGGGCACCCTCCTCACCGGGAAGAAGACGCTGCTGGTCAAGGCCGTCACGGATTTCGCGAACTGGCGGGGCGACCAGGTGATCTACGACAACTACACCGCGACCACGAAGTACGACCTCAAGCATGCCGGCGCCACCTGCAGCGCGGTCATGATCGACGCCAACCAGGGCTACGACCACGGGTTCCCCGTCGCCCACCCCCTGGAGGTGGTGCGCCTCCTCGACACCTTCATCAAGGGCAACCTCACCCCGGCCACCGCCTCCGCGGCGCTGGGCGGCGCGACCCTCACGCTCTATCCCACGACGGAGACCACCTGGGAGACGGCCACGTTCACGGGATTCTAGACATCATGGATTGGCCCCGCATCCGATGAGGGGCCAATACATGATGTCCAGTTCCGGCGCCCGTTCCCGTCGGGGAACGGATATTCCATGTGGCGGGCCGTGGCGCGAGCCACGGCCTCGCCGTGGAAGCGCTGCACGATGCGCAGCGCAAGGTCGATGCCCGCGGCGATCCCCGCCGAGGTCATCACCCGGCCCTCGTCGACCACATTCGAGGCCTCGTCCACCGCGACGTCCGCAAAGAGCTCCCGCATCAGCCCGAGGGAGCGCCAGTGGGTCGTGGCCCGCAGCCCCGCCAGCAGCCCCGCCTTGCCCAGCACCAGGGCCCCGGTGCACACCGAGGCCACCAGGGCGCACCGCTCCGCCTGGGCGCGGACGAAGGCCAGGAGCGGCTCGTTCAGCATCTCCCTGCGGGTCCCCATGCCGCCCGGAACCAGAAGGATGTCCAGGGGCGGGCAGTCCGCGAAGGTGGCCGCGGGGATCACCCGCATGCCCCCGGACGTGGTGACGGCCTCCGGCGTCCCGGCCACCAGC from Geothrix sp. 21YS21S-2 includes these protein-coding regions:
- a CDS encoding MoaD/ThiS family protein; translation: MIHVQAFARYRERLGFQSRDFPLPSPPTLEALLADPALADLPADGLFAVNRTFAERSAVLADGDEVALFPPVSGG
- a CDS encoding efflux RND transporter permease subunit, with product MPEFFIKRPIVAMVIAVITLIAGLVCMRGLPVSQFPEIVPPQIQVSTNYTGADAVTIEQAVAAPLEQQMNGVDNMLYMQSTNANDGTMSELVTFDVGTDVNQDQVNTQNRVAQAQPFLPAEVNQSGMTIRKSTGTALLLMALYSPKGTYSALFLSNYATINLVDPLYRVPGVGQINIFGAGDYAMRVWVKPDLMAKLGITVAEVNRALAQQNTVNPSGQLGGEPMPAGQEMTYTVRAQGRLLAPEEFTQVVVRANPDGSVVRVGDVARVELGAMSYKQVGRFNGQPSCIVAVYQTPGSNALEVGNAVKKEMRNLQARFPADLQFTTSVDTTLPVKEGIKEIVWTLGEAMILVMLVVYLFLQNWRATLIPMIAVPVSLIGTFAVFPMLGFSINTLSLFGLVLAIGLVVDDAIVVVEAVEHHIEQGMKPREATVQAMKEVAGPVVGIALVLSSVFIPVAFLGGIQGRLNKQFAVTIAISVLISAFNALSLSPALCALILRPREQMKGRFAKFFEAFNDQFHSATNGYVNFSHRLIRKGAIPLVVLAVFAAMDFGLGKGLPSGFVPTEDSGYFFVNYQLPAGASLQRTDAVGRKVEKIVLETEGVRYISNIIGFSLLARVSAPYNGFAFVTLQPWDDRKGQHMEAGEILKRLNGRLAKEVPEANVFGFLPSAIPGLGVSNGFSLWLQDRSGGDPDYLDRNLKTFLAAARKRPELTGVNSQYSTAAPQIFAEVDRDKALKQGVAVADVYQTLQAYLGGLYVNQFNRFGRQWRVYLQAEGQERRGVEDIARFHVRAGDGTMVPLSALVTTRKIQGPEYTNRFNLMRSAQVLGSAAPGYSSGQAMTALEQVAKETLPRDMSYDWADLSYQEKKAEGTTGLVFALSLVFVFLILAALYESWSLPFSVLLSVPIAIFGAFFGLWARKYDFGVFAQIGLVMLIGLSAKNAILIVEFAKDELEKGRDLVDAALEGARLRLRPILMTSFAFILGCVPLWTASGSGAVSRRILGTVVIVGMLAATLIAVFIIPVLFVVVERLATRKKGLNPRVNHDEDEEAP
- a CDS encoding efflux RND transporter periplasmic adaptor subunit — protein: MKMLPPLILALLVAGCTHSGKPTAPAQVGVATVTQQDVPLVREWIASLDGFVNAEIRPQVEGYVLRQVYREGAAVHRGQTLFEIDPRAFKAASDQARAALARDKAARDKARLDVDRFTPLAAQKAISQQELDNALSSLRQAQAAVDASQAALDKASLNVEWTRVSSPIDGVAGIAKVQMGDLVNGTRVMTTVSTLNPIKVFFSATEQDYRDWARDWARGGGKGSLELVLSDGTVYPRRGDPLLADRGIDPRTGTILVAGTFPNPDGLLRPGQYGKVRAAVGLARNALLVPQRAIWDLQGTSQVAVVGRDNKVEIRVVQTGAKAGPLVVIEKGLNPGERVVVEGTQKVASGQLVTPLPGK
- a CDS encoding translocation/assembly module TamB domain-containing protein, which codes for MTNEEAPPSLLKRTWSRRWVRRLTYVLASGAALAGLMGWAVQQAYVDAWIVGKADAYLRKETGLGFAAERLEIHPFQGRIVLHNFSFGGDLFQAPLLEVEIDLYTFLRTHHFKRILLQSPRLVVDAARLSAIRLRETDPKAESPTWRIDRVEILDGLAQVDEPAWGIRGGVFTFKVDGRGRLPRQEWLDVRIPRAEFGEDPDRALGDASLKFRLTDKGIDTVNVRAHLGDSSLAVLGSYEFKTQAVKAEASGGLNLGEALRFLPGKPAHAAGFLDFKAKVQGPATTPVWTLSVDGRQLQARSTPLHPGTLHVNASGNPGRIRVERIAWDSADGKLSGEGSWTRQGGTTLELAAEGVSLAPAAAYARSDLLKGLSARFRGTASMATPPWVAPDLEKLAFTGSGQFTKDGQQVGTMELALAHGAFRATSLDLQLPGAGFRGSATAVLHRRGLARIEAEGEVRTDAADVAQALTAWKVTELDMSGPANARATFQWDPRGGIHLDGRVEVDAPRWHGAHADRIAADVTLSDTEIRITGIELEKGEGHGYGDIWISWAKGAPDAEGIDMCFRAFRLPVEEGLRAGDQGDLPITGIGSGWARLHGPLNRIVMEGQAVAEQGVVYGMKVPAASASFDMDINALRLRTTDVRVADSLDHLEGAPGPLNLRGSMDMDAHRERWTVDVKGDVDTGVLGLKGPLVQGRIEGGLSGPLTAPLGPSQAPEGSFTLSQGRLSMEGRSLEGFQAGLAFRDGHLGAHLLMAGRTVPLVTFEGEQVGKGTLSGDIRVHLGPDSAETGPVASRLTEGFLRDVSLDYHGRGDWTASGIRWQGELRNFLGSFQGFELVQSRPGTFKGDLTGMDMSLQVQGRTAAVQGKPQLATTTMSLGGWLPFSPEGKLDLRLEGAAELSNLKAILDHTLNPGPYSLMADLKPEGSATFKLDLLGKPAEPALEGRLDLHGGRLSARSYPQSIENVDFAAFFHGRDITIPQDAPLKGIMAQGALTAWGRLTWGFRGLTDYDFGATLDNFQLRDMPEGFEIQGGFNGTLRGNDRDGGLLKGTIRAKNMLYQTDFNITDILLATTTGGSGLLTSLDPSDPLARIDLDLDLFMARPWEFDTNYLKLQGRPAGSFKIMGTLAHPGLKGRMDLLPGGRLTNLVAAGDLVLERGSVEFTDPAVINPVVDLHGRIEVDPYLVTLDINGTLDAISVHPSSTPALRPDEILTILVDPAAVSKVGGSLGASSTQSSMNTGILSQGAGLLSSLMLANTLERLRKTLTLDRVNFSLLGGPNLSLTLEKSFDIFGHRTPLIYSYKQEGTQSTVSGNVEWRFGNLVLTLGARQITGSSQTPGDTTVQGVQPSGEIRYTWTPK